A part of Arthrobacter dokdonellae genomic DNA contains:
- a CDS encoding UxaA family hydrolase: MNSPQPLRHAGAAHGQGTARDGGSILILAGGDDVAVATSALVAGSVVDHPGQAPLSVSTDVPRGHKIALRDVSAGDQVHKYGQSIGLATRPIKRGEHVHTHNLGMDTGPREYAFGTARISPPVRPGPRPSFMGYRRKDGRVGTRNYVGILTSVNCSASTAKMIAEQFRGPVLDAYPNVDGVVALTHGSGCGMVLGSEGADVLVRTLHGYSKHPNFAGLLVIGLGCEMLQTDRFLDADDPAKLIERMTIQGTGGIRATVKAAVARIKEMLPDINALQREPIDVSELILGLNCGGSDGYSGITANPALGVASDLLVSYGGTSILAETPEVFGAEHLLTRRAVSEAVGQKLLDRIDWWQGYAARGGGSLDNNPSPGNKAGGLTTILEKSLGAVAKGGQAELAAVYEYAQAVTEHGFVFMDTPGYDPVSVTGIVAGGANVVCFTTGRGSVLGCKPVPSIKLATNTEMYRQMPEDMDINCGVIVDGECTVQEMGEQIFATILAVASGQETVSEELDLGQEEFVPWQLGTVT; encoded by the coding sequence GTGAACTCCCCCCAGCCTCTACGGCACGCCGGAGCTGCCCACGGCCAGGGGACGGCCCGCGACGGCGGAAGCATCTTGATTTTGGCCGGGGGCGACGACGTTGCTGTCGCCACCTCGGCCTTGGTGGCAGGATCCGTGGTGGACCACCCTGGCCAGGCGCCCCTGTCGGTCAGCACCGACGTTCCCCGCGGACACAAGATTGCCCTGCGCGATGTCAGTGCCGGAGACCAGGTGCACAAATACGGCCAGTCCATCGGTCTGGCAACGCGACCCATCAAGCGCGGCGAGCATGTCCACACCCACAATCTCGGCATGGACACCGGACCCCGGGAATACGCCTTCGGCACGGCCCGGATTTCCCCGCCGGTCCGGCCGGGCCCCCGGCCGTCATTTATGGGGTACCGCCGCAAGGACGGCCGGGTTGGAACCCGAAACTACGTTGGCATCCTCACCTCCGTCAACTGCTCCGCGAGCACAGCCAAAATGATCGCAGAACAGTTTCGTGGGCCGGTGCTGGACGCCTACCCCAATGTGGACGGTGTTGTTGCGCTGACCCATGGAAGCGGCTGCGGCATGGTCTTGGGCAGTGAAGGCGCCGACGTGTTGGTCCGCACCCTTCACGGCTATTCCAAGCACCCGAACTTCGCCGGTTTGCTGGTCATTGGCCTCGGCTGTGAAATGCTGCAAACCGACCGATTCCTTGACGCCGATGACCCCGCCAAGCTGATTGAGCGGATGACCATTCAGGGAACCGGCGGGATCCGGGCCACCGTAAAGGCCGCTGTTGCCCGGATCAAGGAAATGCTGCCCGACATCAACGCACTGCAGCGCGAGCCAATCGATGTCTCGGAACTGATTTTGGGACTCAACTGCGGCGGCTCCGACGGCTATTCAGGAATCACGGCGAACCCTGCCCTCGGCGTGGCATCAGATCTGCTGGTTTCCTACGGCGGCACATCAATCCTCGCTGAGACGCCGGAGGTGTTCGGTGCCGAACATTTACTGACCCGGCGGGCCGTCTCTGAAGCAGTGGGCCAAAAGCTGCTTGACCGGATCGATTGGTGGCAGGGGTATGCTGCGCGGGGCGGAGGCAGCCTGGATAACAATCCCTCCCCTGGCAACAAGGCCGGTGGTCTGACAACCATTCTGGAGAAATCGCTCGGAGCGGTAGCGAAAGGCGGCCAGGCCGAACTTGCGGCCGTCTACGAATATGCCCAGGCCGTGACGGAACATGGCTTCGTCTTCATGGACACTCCCGGTTACGACCCCGTTTCGGTGACTGGGATTGTTGCAGGGGGCGCCAACGTCGTCTGCTTCACCACGGGCCGCGGCTCAGTTTTGGGGTGCAAGCCGGTGCCGAGCATCAAGCTGGCCACGAACACGGAAATGTACCGGCAGATGCCCGAGGACATGGACATCAACTGCGGGGTCATCGTGGATGGCGAATGCACGGTACAGGAAATGGGCGAACAAATTTTCGCCACCATTCTCGCCGTCGCCTCCGGCCAGGAGACCGTCAGCGAAGAGCTTGATCTTGGACAGGAAGAGTTCGTACCGTGGCAGTTGGGAACAGTGACATGA
- the manD gene encoding D-mannonate dehydratase ManD — MAIRSAEVLITSPGRNFVTLRITTEEGVVGLGDATVNGRELAVAAYLKEHVVPLLLGRDEQKIEDTWQFLYRSAYWRRGPVTMAAIAAVDVALWDIKARAAGMPLYQLLGGASRTGALAYGHASGSDTPSLFDSIRNHLDQGFKAIRVQTGVPGLGQIYGVATDQRPGERYDYEPAKRLPLPAEETWDTRAYLRHVPTVFAAVRKEFGPELILLHDGHHRMTPNQAATLGKSLEPYDLFWLEDCTPGENQEGLRRVRSQTTTPLAIGEVFNSIYDYQTLITEQLIDYVRSAVTHTGGISALRKIMDFAAIYQIKSGFHGPTDISPVGQAAQLHLGMAIHNFGIQEYMKHSPETLQVFETSYTFQEGLLHPGDNPGLGVDYNDQRAEQYQYTPAYLPVNRLVDGTVHDW; from the coding sequence ATGGCGATTCGTTCTGCTGAGGTACTGATTACCAGTCCGGGCCGGAATTTTGTCACGCTGCGCATCACCACCGAGGAAGGCGTGGTGGGCCTTGGCGACGCCACGGTCAACGGCCGTGAATTGGCGGTGGCGGCGTATTTGAAGGAGCACGTGGTCCCCTTGCTGCTCGGAAGGGACGAGCAAAAGATTGAGGACACCTGGCAGTTCTTGTACCGCAGCGCTTATTGGCGCCGTGGACCCGTCACGATGGCCGCAATTGCCGCCGTGGACGTGGCCCTATGGGACATCAAGGCCAGGGCGGCTGGGATGCCGCTGTACCAGTTGCTTGGCGGCGCATCCCGCACCGGAGCCTTGGCGTACGGACACGCCTCGGGATCAGACACGCCATCCCTGTTTGATTCCATCCGGAACCACTTGGACCAAGGCTTCAAGGCCATCCGCGTGCAGACCGGCGTCCCGGGACTGGGCCAGATCTACGGCGTTGCCACGGACCAACGCCCTGGCGAACGCTACGACTACGAGCCAGCCAAACGCCTGCCCTTGCCGGCTGAGGAAACATGGGACACACGCGCCTACCTGCGCCACGTCCCCACGGTTTTTGCTGCCGTCAGGAAAGAGTTTGGTCCCGAACTGATCCTGCTCCACGACGGCCACCACCGGATGACCCCCAATCAGGCCGCAACGCTGGGCAAGTCGTTGGAGCCCTACGACTTGTTCTGGCTCGAAGACTGCACCCCGGGGGAAAACCAGGAAGGGCTGCGACGGGTACGGTCCCAGACCACCACACCGCTGGCCATTGGTGAGGTTTTCAACAGCATCTACGACTACCAAACGCTGATTACCGAACAGCTGATCGACTACGTCCGCTCGGCCGTGACCCACACGGGCGGAATCTCCGCGCTGCGCAAGATCATGGACTTCGCTGCGATTTACCAGATCAAGTCCGGCTTCCACGGGCCCACCGACATCTCCCCGGTCGGGCAGGCGGCCCAGCTGCACCTGGGCATGGCCATCCACAATTTTGGCATCCAGGAGTACATGAAACATTCGCCCGAAACACTGCAAGTCTTCGAGACCAGTTACACGTTCCAGGAAGGCCTTCTACATCCAGGGGACAACCCGGGGCTCGGCGTGGATTACAACGATCAACGTGCCGAGCAGTACCAGTACACGCCGGCGTATTTGCCGGTCAACCGTCTAGTTGACGGGACGGTGCATGACTGGTGA
- the uxaC gene encoding glucuronate isomerase has product MTRGNEWTLDPARGLPADSATRAHALEIFRHTQHLPLVSMHGHVEADLFLRNETFGNPAELLIIPDHYLVRMLVSQGHSHAELGVPSKDGSVVESDPRAIWRLFCRNWKLFRGTPTRFWLEHELAIVFGATTAPSEETADALYDELQASLNTEAFRPRSILERFKVEILATTDPAISDLAAHHKLAQLPGNHTIVPTFRPDSLLHVRNSQWQKEIRTLSQVSGVEVGDYSTFLAALRQRRTAFIAAGARATDHGHLSADTTPLPPADAQRIFAAALTGTATAREAEAFAANMIFEMARMSTEDGLVMQLHPGVLRNHNANVLGTYGPDTGFDIPVKMEFTRALAPMLDAFGMNPDFRVIAFTTDETVYSRELAPLAGAYPAMRLGAPWWFLDSPEQMRRFRESAVETAGFYNTSGFVDDTRALASVPARHDLSRRIDAGYLARLVAEGRLGLDEGIETAIDLAYNLPLQSYAART; this is encoded by the coding sequence ATGACACGTGGCAATGAATGGACTTTGGACCCGGCGCGCGGACTGCCAGCTGATTCCGCGACGCGAGCCCATGCCCTGGAAATTTTCCGACACACCCAGCACCTGCCGCTCGTGTCCATGCATGGTCACGTGGAGGCCGACCTGTTCCTGCGCAACGAAACTTTTGGCAACCCGGCTGAGCTGCTGATCATTCCGGACCACTACCTGGTCCGCATGTTGGTCTCGCAGGGCCACAGCCATGCCGAGCTGGGTGTGCCCAGCAAAGATGGAAGCGTGGTGGAAAGCGATCCCCGCGCCATCTGGCGGCTTTTTTGCCGGAACTGGAAGTTGTTTCGGGGAACACCGACCCGCTTTTGGCTCGAACACGAACTCGCCATAGTCTTTGGGGCAACAACGGCCCCCTCGGAAGAAACCGCAGACGCCTTGTACGACGAACTGCAGGCGTCACTCAACACTGAGGCGTTCCGCCCCCGCTCCATTCTGGAGCGTTTCAAGGTGGAAATTTTGGCCACCACGGACCCCGCCATTTCGGACCTGGCGGCCCACCATAAGCTGGCCCAACTTCCTGGCAATCACACGATTGTTCCCACCTTCCGTCCGGACTCCCTCCTGCACGTGCGCAACAGCCAGTGGCAGAAAGAAATTAGGACCCTGTCGCAGGTCTCCGGCGTCGAAGTCGGCGACTATTCCACATTCCTAGCCGCCCTGCGCCAGCGTCGAACCGCCTTTATTGCCGCCGGTGCCCGTGCCACCGACCACGGCCACCTCAGTGCCGACACAACGCCGCTTCCGCCAGCGGACGCCCAGCGTATTTTTGCAGCGGCCCTCACAGGAACTGCAACCGCCCGGGAAGCGGAGGCATTTGCGGCCAACATGATCTTTGAAATGGCCCGCATGTCCACCGAGGACGGACTGGTGATGCAGCTGCATCCCGGGGTGCTGCGCAACCACAACGCCAATGTGCTGGGCACATATGGCCCCGACACCGGATTTGACATTCCCGTCAAGATGGAATTTACCAGGGCCCTCGCCCCCATGCTTGACGCCTTCGGCATGAACCCGGACTTCCGCGTCATCGCCTTCACCACCGATGAAACGGTGTACTCCCGGGAGCTGGCGCCTTTGGCCGGGGCCTATCCGGCGATGCGGCTCGGGGCCCCCTGGTGGTTCCTTGACAGCCCGGAGCAGATGCGCCGGTTCCGGGAATCAGCTGTGGAAACGGCCGGGTTCTACAACACCAGCGGATTTGTTGACGACACCAGGGCCTTGGCCTCGGTACCTGCCAGACACGACCTTTCCCGCAGGATCGACGCCGGATACCTGGCCCGCCTGGTGGCCGAGGGGCGGCTGGGCCTCGATGAAGGCATCGAGACGGCTATCGACCTCGCGTACAACCTGCCCCTGCAGTCCTACGCTGCCCGCACCTAA
- a CDS encoding LacI family DNA-binding transcriptional regulator, with translation MAGAVTVRDVARVANVSPATVSRVLTTPHIVAPLTRQRVLEAVDHMGYRPVGSAGVGKVRTGYLGLVVPDLENPYFASVTKGVQARALARGFFALVADSDEDPHAERDLVEQLSTQVDGLILCSARMSDEDLLACAEGSSTVLVNRRLTGVPSLHVDDAQIIRQALEHLYALGHRHVAYAGGPTGSWSDRQRREGIETVLADLAGMTVSSLGAFAPVFGGGQSAADLAVASHATAVLAYNDLIALGVLSRLRSRGIDVPTQMSVIGIDDISAASLVSPALTTVRAPLRRVGRVAVNLLLDVIAAGEGYRPPEEIQVQLVVRESTTVPSS, from the coding sequence ATGGCTGGAGCAGTGACCGTCAGGGACGTCGCGCGAGTTGCGAACGTCTCCCCGGCCACCGTCTCGCGGGTACTGACGACGCCGCACATTGTCGCCCCGCTGACCCGCCAACGGGTCCTCGAGGCAGTGGACCATATGGGTTACCGGCCGGTTGGGTCCGCCGGAGTTGGAAAAGTTCGCACCGGCTACCTGGGGCTTGTGGTCCCGGACTTGGAGAACCCCTACTTCGCGTCCGTCACCAAGGGTGTCCAGGCCAGGGCGCTCGCCCGCGGATTTTTCGCTCTCGTGGCCGATTCGGACGAAGACCCGCATGCGGAGCGCGACCTGGTGGAGCAGTTGAGCACCCAGGTTGATGGCCTGATCCTGTGCTCCGCCCGCATGTCTGACGAGGATTTGCTGGCGTGCGCCGAAGGCTCCTCCACCGTCTTGGTCAACCGCAGGCTGACCGGTGTTCCCAGCCTCCACGTCGACGACGCCCAGATCATCCGACAAGCGCTGGAGCACCTCTACGCACTCGGGCACCGCCATGTAGCTTACGCTGGAGGGCCCACCGGCTCATGGTCGGACCGCCAGCGCCGGGAAGGCATTGAAACCGTCCTGGCCGACCTCGCAGGGATGACTGTGAGCTCCCTTGGCGCCTTTGCACCCGTGTTTGGCGGTGGCCAGTCCGCCGCGGATCTGGCCGTGGCCAGTCATGCCACGGCCGTCCTTGCCTACAACGACCTCATCGCCTTGGGGGTGCTGTCCCGTCTGCGCAGCCGGGGGATCGACGTACCCACACAGATGAGCGTGATCGGCATTGATGACATCAGCGCCGCTTCCCTGGTTTCTCCAGCGCTCACCACTGTCCGTGCCCCGCTGCGGCGTGTCGGCCGGGTCGCGGTGAATTTGTTGTTGGACGTCATCGCCGCGGGGGAGGGCTACCGTCCACCCGAGGAAATCCAGGTCCAGCTGGTGGTCCGAGAATCCACCACAGTACCCAGCAGCTAG
- a CDS encoding extracellular solute-binding protein, whose translation MPISRKIQWAATLALASLVVTGCGAPGSDAGAAKTLTSNDVPTKPPKAVTLNILDVAGNKQLTEGIFDSFVKEHPDVISNVTWETAGAPDMAGKVKAQQQAGNLKIDLVLTGTDGLAAGISQSLFTPVAADFKDRLSNMDNYQEPAAAMQKLAQDQAVELTYYPSGPLLEYNPAKVANPPTTAEELLAWAKANPGKFGYARPANSGPGRTFLMGLPYILGDKDPKDPVNGWDKTWNYLKELNQYIPSYPTGTGVTMNNLKNGTWDMAMTTTGWDINPRALNQVPSNFKVQAVKGFTWVTDAQYAAVPKGVSADKMSAILQVLQYALTPVQQAKTYDDGYFYPGPAVKDVTLSMAPKSSQDVIAKFGRPEYDALIADNPKATPIDADSLVKAFAKWDTDVANGKFVKK comes from the coding sequence ATGCCAATATCAAGAAAAATCCAGTGGGCAGCCACGCTTGCCCTCGCCAGCCTGGTCGTCACAGGCTGTGGCGCGCCGGGCAGCGACGCCGGGGCGGCGAAAACCCTGACCAGCAACGACGTTCCGACCAAGCCCCCAAAGGCCGTGACGTTGAACATCCTGGACGTTGCCGGAAACAAGCAGTTGACGGAGGGAATATTCGACTCCTTCGTCAAGGAACATCCGGACGTCATTTCCAACGTCACCTGGGAAACTGCCGGAGCGCCGGACATGGCGGGTAAGGTCAAGGCCCAGCAGCAGGCAGGGAATTTGAAGATCGATCTGGTGCTCACCGGCACAGACGGCTTGGCCGCAGGCATCAGCCAGAGCTTGTTCACCCCCGTTGCCGCTGATTTCAAGGACCGCCTGTCCAACATGGACAACTATCAGGAACCCGCCGCGGCCATGCAGAAGCTGGCTCAGGACCAGGCGGTGGAGCTGACTTACTACCCGTCCGGACCGCTGCTGGAGTACAACCCGGCCAAGGTGGCCAACCCGCCCACCACGGCCGAAGAACTGCTCGCGTGGGCCAAGGCGAACCCGGGGAAGTTTGGCTACGCCCGTCCCGCCAACTCCGGTCCCGGGCGGACATTCCTCATGGGCCTGCCGTACATCCTCGGCGACAAGGATCCCAAGGATCCGGTCAACGGCTGGGACAAGACCTGGAATTACCTGAAGGAACTTAACCAGTACATTCCGTCCTACCCGACCGGCACCGGGGTCACCATGAACAACCTGAAGAACGGCACGTGGGACATGGCCATGACCACGACGGGATGGGACATCAACCCGCGCGCACTCAATCAAGTGCCCAGCAACTTCAAGGTCCAGGCCGTCAAGGGCTTCACCTGGGTCACCGATGCCCAGTACGCCGCGGTCCCCAAGGGTGTCTCGGCCGATAAGATGTCCGCGATCCTGCAGGTGCTCCAATACGCGTTGACTCCGGTGCAGCAGGCCAAGACGTACGACGACGGCTACTTCTACCCCGGCCCGGCGGTCAAGGACGTCACGTTGTCCATGGCACCGAAGTCAAGCCAGGACGTCATCGCCAAGTTCGGCCGCCCCGAATACGACGCCTTGATCGCCGACAATCCCAAGGCCACCCCCATCGATGCCGACTCCCTCGTCAAGGCCTTTGCCAAGTGGGACACCGACGTCGCCAACGGAAAGTTTGTCAAGAAGTAA
- a CDS encoding ABC transporter ATP-binding protein: protein MSADASTFETLELENVARSFGGQSALRGLNLSIKRGEFIALLGPSGCGKSTALNCLAGLLPLTGGRIMMDDRQIDQLPPEKRGFGMVFQNYALFPHLSVEKNIAFGLEMRNVPRAEIKKRVAEAVELVQLGPHAKKLPGQMSGGQQQRVAIARAVVLRPPLVLMDEPLSNLDAKLRLEMRTEIRRLHQSLGLTTLYVTHDQEEALSLADRLVVLRLGQVQQVGTPQELHEHPANWHVADFMGYRNLLEGRVERAHGASITVSVLGTALTGTSAHPVVAGDTVKVGLRAEDLHIVDGDQGGGARSLVEAVVEVVEYQGREFAVEARALDGTALHMRTDRHVQAGQRISVAAAPDRVLVFPAELENVAGAELELQGVAS from the coding sequence ATGAGCGCCGACGCAAGCACCTTTGAAACCCTCGAACTGGAGAACGTGGCCCGTAGTTTCGGCGGCCAGAGCGCACTTCGCGGGTTGAACCTCTCGATCAAGCGGGGCGAATTCATCGCCCTGCTTGGTCCCTCCGGATGCGGCAAATCAACCGCCTTGAACTGCCTGGCCGGCCTGCTTCCCCTCACGGGCGGGCGGATCATGATGGACGACCGGCAGATTGACCAGCTCCCGCCGGAAAAGCGCGGCTTCGGCATGGTTTTTCAAAACTATGCCTTGTTCCCTCACCTGAGCGTGGAAAAGAACATCGCCTTTGGCCTGGAAATGCGCAACGTCCCCCGTGCCGAGATCAAGAAGCGGGTGGCTGAAGCGGTTGAGCTGGTGCAGCTGGGACCCCATGCCAAGAAGCTTCCGGGGCAGATGTCCGGTGGGCAGCAGCAGCGCGTGGCCATTGCCCGGGCCGTGGTCCTGCGCCCGCCGCTGGTGCTGATGGATGAACCGCTTTCCAACCTCGATGCCAAACTTCGTTTGGAAATGCGCACGGAGATCCGCCGCCTCCACCAGTCACTGGGCCTGACCACCCTGTACGTCACCCACGACCAGGAGGAAGCACTTTCCCTGGCCGACCGGCTGGTGGTGCTGCGGTTGGGCCAGGTCCAGCAAGTGGGTACTCCGCAAGAACTTCATGAGCACCCGGCGAACTGGCACGTGGCAGACTTCATGGGCTACCGAAACCTGCTCGAAGGCAGGGTCGAACGCGCCCACGGGGCCAGCATCACCGTTTCCGTGCTGGGAACCGCACTTACCGGCACCAGTGCACACCCGGTGGTTGCCGGGGACACCGTAAAAGTCGGCCTGCGTGCCGAAGACCTGCACATCGTGGACGGGGACCAAGGCGGCGGTGCGCGCTCCCTGGTCGAAGCCGTCGTTGAGGTGGTCGAATATCAGGGCCGCGAGTTTGCGGTGGAAGCCCGTGCCCTGGACGGCACGGCCCTGCACATGCGCACTGACCGGCATGTCCAGGCCGGCCAGCGAATTTCCGTGGCCGCCGCCCCTGACCGGGTTTTGGTTTTCCCGGCTGAACTGGAAAATGTTGCTGGCGCCGAGCTTGAATTGCAGGGCGTGGCGTCATGA
- a CDS encoding ABC transporter permease: MTITARKPPVGRDRRDGSNARPALTHRLAERGIDKLLLLLLPALLFSLALFVYPFLYGLGLSFQPKEGGFFGAYKTFFTDPDMRGLESIWITLRLAVPAALFNVLASIPLAFKMRGKFRGKRALTTILVIPITLGTVLTAEGLLNFFGQRGWFNRVLGLIGIGPLDLVQNYWGVLWSLIISGFPFAFLLILSYLSGIDPSLESAARTLGADWKQRFRRITFPLLAPGLAITFCLTFVLAFSVFPSAILVGDPSGSTRVIAYVAYNAWGQQFDYPLASAAAIIMGAVELLVILLVLVWRSRMYKGSTGGKG, encoded by the coding sequence ATGACGATCACGGCCCGCAAGCCGCCGGTCGGACGGGACCGGCGGGATGGGTCAAACGCCCGTCCCGCCTTGACCCACCGCCTGGCCGAACGCGGCATCGATAAGCTCCTGCTTCTCCTGCTGCCGGCGCTGCTGTTTTCCCTGGCGCTTTTTGTCTATCCGTTTCTTTACGGACTCGGACTGTCCTTCCAGCCAAAGGAGGGTGGCTTCTTCGGCGCCTATAAAACGTTCTTCACGGATCCGGACATGCGCGGTCTCGAGTCCATCTGGATCACATTGCGCCTGGCCGTGCCGGCCGCTTTGTTCAACGTGTTGGCGTCCATCCCGTTGGCGTTCAAAATGCGGGGAAAATTCAGGGGCAAGCGGGCCTTGACCACTATCCTGGTCATTCCGATCACGCTGGGAACCGTCCTCACGGCCGAAGGTCTGTTGAACTTCTTTGGGCAGCGCGGCTGGTTTAACCGCGTTCTGGGTCTCATCGGAATCGGCCCGCTGGACCTGGTGCAGAACTACTGGGGCGTGCTGTGGTCGTTGATCATCTCCGGGTTCCCTTTTGCCTTCCTGCTCATCCTCTCCTACCTGTCCGGGATTGATCCCTCGCTGGAGTCGGCTGCCCGCACCCTGGGCGCGGACTGGAAGCAACGATTCCGGCGCATTACCTTTCCCCTGCTGGCGCCCGGCCTGGCCATCACCTTTTGCCTGACGTTCGTGCTGGCCTTCAGCGTGTTCCCTTCCGCCATATTGGTCGGCGACCCCTCGGGTTCGACCCGGGTGATTGCCTATGTTGCCTATAACGCCTGGGGACAGCAGTTCGATTATCCGCTGGCATCCGCCGCCGCGATCATCATGGGCGCCGTGGAACTGCTCGTCATCTTGCTGGTTCTGGTGTGGCGTTCACGCATGTACAAAGGTTCAACCGGAGGTAAGGGCTGA
- a CDS encoding ABC transporter permease — MKEPSVKAPQKKRIVATPGTFLVAGGMALFLLLLLGVVGSVLVNSFATQWFDSWLPDGLTLSWYGAAWKDFDLAQVVGVTLIVAVAVVGISVLIGAPASYVLARRSFPGKSLVMLVFLLPIMMPPITYGIPLATLLTYLHLAPGLTGVILANLVPSVPFVILTMTPFIEQINPGIESAARMCGANMFKLFTKILAPLLIPGILAAAVLVLVRTVGMFELTFLTSDSTSNTLVVALFTAMTGAGIRAQQSVDAMAVIYMLMMMILLVVALRFVNPTQLVSQVKEDLD, encoded by the coding sequence ATGAAAGAACCGTCAGTCAAGGCGCCGCAAAAAAAGCGGATTGTGGCCACTCCAGGCACCTTCCTGGTGGCCGGTGGCATGGCACTCTTCCTGCTCCTGCTTCTCGGCGTGGTGGGTTCGGTTCTGGTGAACTCCTTCGCCACACAGTGGTTTGACAGCTGGTTGCCCGATGGCCTGACATTGTCCTGGTACGGAGCGGCTTGGAAGGATTTCGACCTGGCCCAGGTCGTGGGGGTGACGCTTATTGTGGCGGTTGCGGTCGTGGGGATCTCAGTTCTCATTGGGGCTCCTGCCTCCTACGTCCTTGCCCGGCGGAGCTTCCCCGGAAAGTCACTGGTAATGCTGGTGTTCCTGCTCCCCATCATGATGCCGCCCATCACCTACGGCATCCCGCTGGCGACGTTGCTGACATACCTGCACTTGGCTCCGGGACTTACCGGCGTCATTCTTGCCAACTTGGTTCCGTCCGTGCCATTCGTCATCCTGACCATGACGCCATTTATCGAACAGATCAACCCGGGCATTGAGTCCGCGGCCCGCATGTGTGGCGCCAACATGTTCAAGTTGTTTACGAAGATCCTGGCGCCACTGCTCATTCCGGGCATCCTGGCGGCGGCGGTGCTGGTTTTGGTGCGCACCGTCGGCATGTTTGAGCTGACGTTCCTGACCTCGGACTCGACGTCGAACACCCTCGTCGTGGCCCTGTTCACGGCCATGACAGGTGCCGGCATCCGGGCACAGCAATCGGTGGATGCCATGGCGGTCATATACATGCTCATGATGATGATTCTGCTGGTGGTTGCACTGCGCTTCGTCAACCCAACGCAACTCGTTTCCCAAGTGAAGGAGGACCTGGACTGA
- a CDS encoding mannitol dehydrogenase family protein: MTADVDSSRETTLSLATLDRAAARPGVTGPTMDPRELTVGLVHLGLGAFHRAHQAVFTEDAATATGQTRWGILGVTGRSAAVADQLAPQDGLYSVLTRSPRQRSLRIMGSLRAVAFPGRDTERVVDALAAPGTAVVSTTITEKGYPRTGTGGLDCRQAGVGVDIDALRQELLGQHVEGAAATALGLLARGLGRRFRLDGGPLTVVPCDNLPSNGRLTRTLLTDFAEQAGGGRFQDWLQESVAFAGTMVDRIVPATAEADRRETQKILGMADHGLVVAEPFGQWVIEDNFAGARPAWEQAGATVTRDVEPFEVAKLRMLNATHSLLAYLGALRGFATIAEAVSDPALLDAARRLQREDVIPTLEAPEGMDLPTYGESILDRFANPALGHTTVQVAMDGSEKLPIRVLGTVADRLAAGAVPEAAALAVAAWMVFVHRGRDVDGRDLALNDPLGVTLRATAAGPDAGLSARMFALAGVFPRAVAEHDGFRDAVGRHVQDLLHEVR; this comes from the coding sequence ATGACTGCGGACGTGGACAGTTCCCGGGAAACGACCCTGTCGCTGGCAACCCTGGACCGGGCAGCCGCCCGGCCCGGCGTCACGGGCCCCACAATGGATCCCCGCGAACTGACGGTAGGACTGGTTCACCTGGGATTGGGCGCCTTCCACCGCGCTCACCAGGCTGTCTTCACTGAGGATGCTGCGACCGCAACCGGCCAGACCCGGTGGGGGATCCTCGGCGTGACCGGGCGCAGCGCCGCGGTTGCCGACCAGTTGGCGCCCCAAGACGGGCTGTATTCCGTGCTGACCCGCTCACCGCGGCAACGTTCGCTTCGCATCATGGGCTCGCTCCGGGCAGTGGCTTTCCCTGGCCGTGACACCGAACGCGTCGTCGATGCCTTGGCAGCCCCAGGAACCGCCGTCGTCTCCACCACCATCACCGAAAAGGGCTACCCCCGCACGGGAACCGGTGGGCTGGATTGCCGCCAGGCCGGAGTCGGCGTTGACATTGACGCCCTCAGACAGGAACTTCTCGGACAGCACGTCGAAGGTGCCGCGGCGACGGCGCTCGGACTGCTGGCGCGGGGACTCGGCAGGCGTTTTCGCCTGGATGGTGGCCCCCTGACGGTAGTGCCCTGTGACAACCTGCCCTCCAACGGCCGGCTCACGCGGACGCTACTGACCGATTTTGCGGAGCAGGCCGGAGGCGGCCGGTTTCAGGACTGGCTGCAGGAATCAGTGGCCTTCGCCGGCACGATGGTCGATCGGATCGTGCCGGCGACAGCGGAGGCCGACCGCCGCGAAACACAGAAGATCCTGGGGATGGCCGACCATGGCCTTGTGGTGGCGGAGCCGTTTGGACAGTGGGTGATCGAGGACAACTTTGCCGGGGCCCGACCTGCCTGGGAACAGGCCGGGGCAACCGTCACCAGGGACGTGGAACCGTTTGAGGTAGCGAAACTGCGCATGCTCAACGCCACGCACTCCCTCTTGGCCTACCTCGGCGCCCTGCGCGGATTCGCCACCATCGCTGAGGCCGTCTCTGACCCCGCGCTGCTTGACGCTGCCCGGAGGCTCCAGCGCGAGGACGTCATCCCCACCCTGGAAGCCCCGGAGGGAATGGACCTTCCCACCTACGGTGAATCCATCCTTGACCGGTTTGCGAATCCGGCGCTGGGGCACACCACGGTGCAGGTGGCCATGGACGGCTCGGAGAAGCTGCCCATCCGGGTGCTCGGGACCGTTGCAGACAGATTGGCGGCCGGCGCTGTCCCGGAGGCGGCAGCGTTGGCGGTGGCCGCATGGATGGTTTTCGTCCACCGTGGGCGTGATGTCGACGGCCGCGACCTTGCGCTCAATGATCCTCTGGGGGTGACGCTGCGGGCGACCGCTGCCGGCCCCGACGCTGGCCTTTCAGCGCGGATGTTTGCCTTGGCAGGCGTCTTCCCGCGGGCCGTGGCGGAGCATGACGGATTTCGGGACGCTGTGGGCCGGCATGTGCAGGACCTTCTTCACGAAGTCCGCTGA